A part of Candidatus Binataceae bacterium genomic DNA contains:
- the obgE gene encoding GTPase ObgE: MKFVDEARVFVAAGKGGDGAIAFLREKYRPFGGPAGGDGGRGGNVIFEVDEGLATLLDFKYNPRLAARDGESGRGKQQYGRAGDDLVVRVPPGTMVFDEESGERIADLVMPGTRAIVAHGGMGGKGNMHFATSTRRAPRIATPGGPAEQRWIKIELRLVADAGLVGLPNAGKSTLLAAISAAHPKIAPYPFTTLTPNLGRVQLADGSGFSVADIPGLIEGAHLGHGLGVRFLRHLARTRVLVYVLDLGADPERDFLIVRGELAAFDPMLSARPGLIVLNKLDLVGAERAQETAQAMTRIAAEHGIGSVLVISAEQRVGLEPSIAAIARLLGLGGIEAQCPR, encoded by the coding sequence ATGAAATTCGTCGATGAAGCGCGGGTCTTCGTGGCCGCCGGCAAGGGCGGCGACGGCGCGATCGCGTTTTTGCGCGAGAAGTATCGCCCCTTCGGCGGACCGGCGGGCGGGGACGGCGGCCGCGGCGGCAACGTGATCTTCGAGGTCGACGAAGGACTGGCGACGCTGCTCGACTTCAAGTACAACCCGCGCCTGGCCGCGCGCGACGGCGAGTCAGGCCGCGGCAAACAGCAATACGGCCGCGCCGGCGACGACCTTGTCGTGCGGGTGCCGCCGGGCACGATGGTCTTCGACGAGGAGAGCGGCGAGAGGATCGCCGACCTGGTGATGCCGGGGACGCGCGCGATCGTGGCGCACGGCGGGATGGGCGGCAAGGGCAATATGCATTTCGCCACTTCGACCCGCCGCGCCCCGCGAATCGCGACGCCGGGCGGGCCGGCCGAACAGCGCTGGATAAAAATCGAGCTTCGGCTGGTGGCCGACGCCGGCCTGGTCGGGCTGCCCAACGCGGGCAAATCGACGCTGCTCGCCGCGATCAGCGCGGCCCATCCGAAGATCGCGCCCTACCCTTTCACCACGCTCACGCCCAACCTGGGCCGGGTGCAGCTGGCCGATGGCTCCGGCTTCAGCGTCGCCGATATCCCCGGGCTTATCGAGGGCGCGCATCTCGGCCACGGCCTCGGCGTCCGCTTCCTGCGCCATCTCGCACGCACGCGGGTGCTGGTCTATGTGCTGGACCTTGGCGCCGACCCCGAACGCGATTTTCTCATCGTGCGCGGCGAGCTCGCGGCGTTCGATCCGATGCTCTCGGCGCGGCCGGGGCTGATCGTGCTCAACAAGCTCGACCTCGTTGGTGCCGAACGCGCGCAGGAGACGGCGCAGGCGATGACTCGGATCGCGGCCGAGCATGGCATCGGTTCCGTCCTGGTTATCTCAGCCGAGCAGCGTGTGGGCCTCGAGCCGTCGATCGCGGCAATCGCGCGACTGCTCGGCCTTGGCGGGATTGAGGCGCAATGTCCCAGGTAA
- the rplU gene encoding 50S ribosomal protein L21, with amino-acid sequence MFAIVRTGGKQYRVGVGDQITVERIEGEVGAHVELSDVLALGGDETVIGTPTVADVAVRARIVQQPRGTKIIVFKKKKRKNYRRKRGHRQELTVLKIEEIKRGAA; translated from the coding sequence ATGTTTGCAATCGTAAGAACAGGCGGAAAGCAGTACCGCGTCGGCGTCGGCGACCAGATAACCGTCGAACGTATCGAGGGCGAAGTCGGTGCGCATGTCGAATTGAGCGACGTGCTCGCGCTCGGCGGCGATGAAACCGTGATCGGCACGCCTACCGTTGCCGACGTGGCCGTGCGCGCGCGAATCGTGCAGCAGCCGCGCGGAACGAAGATCATCGTTTTCAAAAAGAAAAAGCGCAAGAACTACCGGCGCAAGCGCGGGCATCGCCAGGAACTGACGGTTCTGAAGATCGAGGAGATCAAGCGGGGCGCGGCCTAG
- the nadD gene encoding nicotinate-nucleotide adenylyltransferase, which translates to MRVGLLGGSFNPIHFGHLRSAEEVREALNLDLVYFVPAAMPPHKSAEGLAPPEHRLAMVRLGTKGNRHFMVSDVEIRRAGRSYTIDTVRHFLVTLRAPSTLFLMMGSDAFADLDTWKECDDLVRLCSIVVHTREENDDGQPTRISLAAVKRFGYIKRDDHYVHPNGQKLSFVATTNFPVSATLIREKLRQRHSVRYLMPNDVVEYIQRHGLY; encoded by the coding sequence ATGCGCGTAGGACTCCTCGGCGGCAGCTTCAATCCGATCCACTTCGGCCATCTACGCTCGGCCGAGGAGGTGCGCGAGGCGCTCAACCTCGACCTGGTCTATTTCGTGCCCGCGGCGATGCCGCCGCATAAATCGGCCGAGGGCCTGGCGCCGCCCGAGCATCGGCTGGCGATGGTGCGGCTCGGGACCAAGGGCAACCGCCACTTCATGGTTTCCGACGTCGAGATTCGGCGCGCCGGCCGCTCCTACACGATCGACACGGTGCGCCATTTTCTGGTCACCCTGCGCGCGCCGTCCACGCTCTTCCTGATGATGGGATCCGACGCTTTTGCCGACCTCGACACCTGGAAGGAATGCGACGACCTGGTGCGGCTGTGCTCGATCGTGGTGCACACGCGCGAGGAAAATGACGACGGCCAGCCGACGCGAATCTCGCTTGCCGCCGTCAAACGCTTTGGTTACATTAAACGAGACGATCACTACGTGCATCCGAACGGCCAGAAACTTTCTTTCGTAGCCACGACGAATTTTCCCGTCTCCGCAACGCTCATTCGCGAAAAGCTTCGCCAGCGGCATTCGGTCCGCTACCTGATGCCGAACGACGTGGTCGAGTATATTCAGCGGCACGGGCTGTACTGA
- a CDS encoding glutamate-5-semialdehyde dehydrogenase, with protein MSLETETLEALGRARAASRTLALCPGLQKNRALGALAAMLRDERGAILAANAGDLERARALGMAGALVERLTLNDARIEAMARGVEEVAALPDPVGEVIASWRRPNGLEISQVRVPIGVIAIIYESRPNVTVDAGVLGLKAGNAVVLRGGKEALSSNAFLAGLIARALEGAGIARDALSFVGNPDREVIQILKRHPEAIDLIIPRGGKALKEALAGSAVPLLPHFDGLCHTYVDRAADLKMAEEICFNAKCSRPSVCNAMETLLVHREAAPRFLPPLAARMQRAGVELRGCERTRAIVPDVKAADDTDWDTEFLDLILAVRVVDSLDEALAHIARHGSGLADAIVTGDREAALRFQHEVDSATVYVNASTRFTDGFEFGFGAETGISTNRLHARGPMGLRELTIYKYLINGNGQVRN; from the coding sequence GTGAGCCTCGAAACCGAAACCCTCGAAGCGCTGGGACGCGCACGCGCCGCTTCGCGCACGCTGGCGCTATGCCCCGGTCTGCAAAAGAACCGGGCGCTCGGCGCGCTAGCCGCGATGCTGCGCGACGAACGTGGCGCGATCCTGGCCGCCAACGCCGGCGACCTCGAACGCGCGCGCGCTCTCGGGATGGCCGGGGCGCTGGTCGAGCGCCTCACGCTCAACGACGCGCGGATTGAAGCGATGGCGCGCGGCGTCGAGGAGGTCGCCGCGCTGCCCGACCCGGTCGGCGAAGTGATCGCAAGCTGGCGGCGGCCCAACGGGCTCGAGATTTCCCAAGTCCGTGTACCGATCGGCGTTATCGCGATCATTTACGAGTCGCGCCCCAACGTGACCGTCGACGCGGGCGTGCTGGGGCTGAAGGCCGGCAACGCGGTGGTCCTGCGCGGCGGCAAGGAGGCGCTCAGCTCCAACGCCTTTCTCGCCGGGCTGATCGCCCGCGCGCTCGAAGGCGCCGGTATCGCGCGCGACGCCCTGAGCTTCGTCGGCAATCCCGACCGCGAGGTGATCCAGATTCTGAAGCGCCATCCCGAGGCGATCGACCTGATCATTCCGCGCGGCGGCAAGGCGCTTAAGGAAGCGCTCGCGGGATCGGCCGTCCCGCTGCTGCCCCATTTCGACGGGCTCTGCCATACCTACGTCGATCGCGCCGCCGATCTGAAGATGGCCGAGGAGATCTGCTTCAACGCCAAGTGCAGCCGGCCATCGGTATGCAACGCGATGGAAACCCTGCTGGTGCATCGCGAGGCCGCGCCGCGCTTTCTGCCGCCGCTGGCCGCGCGGATGCAGCGTGCCGGCGTCGAGCTTCGCGGCTGCGAGCGCACGCGCGCTATCGTTCCGGACGTGAAGGCCGCCGACGATACCGACTGGGACACCGAGTTTCTCGACCTGATCCTGGCGGTCAGGGTTGTCGATTCGCTCGACGAGGCGCTCGCCCATATTGCGCGCCACGGCTCCGGCCTGGCTGACGCCATCGTGACCGGCGACCGCGAGGCCGCGCTCCGCTTTCAACATGAAGTCGATTCGGCGACCGTCTACGTCAATGCCTCCACCCGCTTCACCGACGGTTTCGAATTCGGCTTCGGCGCCGAGACCGGAATCTCGACCAATCGGTTGCACGCGCGCGGCCCGATGGGTCTGCGCGAACTGACCATCTACAAGTACCTCATCAACGGCAACGGACAGGTCCGCAATTGA
- the rpmA gene encoding 50S ribosomal protein L27 — MAHKKGQGSTRNGRDSPGQRRGIKVYAGETVRAGNILVRQVGTRVHPGNNVGMGRDYTLYALVDGVVKYETYRTDKRRVRIEPAAAPANGDRTEAASEPPAQPQA; from the coding sequence GTGGCGCACAAGAAGGGACAAGGTTCAACGCGCAACGGCCGCGACAGTCCGGGACAGCGCCGCGGCATCAAGGTCTACGCCGGCGAAACCGTTCGCGCGGGCAATATCCTGGTCCGCCAGGTCGGCACCCGGGTTCATCCGGGAAACAATGTCGGGATGGGCCGCGATTATACCCTTTACGCGCTGGTTGACGGGGTGGTCAAATACGAGACCTACCGCACCGACAAGCGGCGCGTGCGGATCGAACCGGCGGCGGCGCCGGCGAATGGCGATCGGACCGAAGCGGCGAGCGAGCCGCCGGCCCAGCCACAAGCCTAG
- a CDS encoding LLM class F420-dependent oxidoreductase, which yields MRLGLLYGFSHSHESLDLVLEAERLGYDSVWTGEAWGSDTIVPLAWLAAQTKKIRLGTAIMQMPARTPAMTAMTAMTLDAISGGRFILGVGPSGPQVVEGWHGVPYGKPLVRYREYIAILRRIFAREAPLEFQGSEYQIPYRGPGATGLGKPLRSILHGRRDMEIYMASITPSGVALAAEIADGVIPVWMNPERWDLFEPSLARGFQKAGGARNPDKFDVAPFVTCVMGPEIEKCRAPIKQNLSFYIGGMGARDKNFYNDYARRAGYEEAARKIQDLFLSGQRDAAVAAVPDKLVDEVALVGPRERIAERAAAWKASPVRTMLIGTRQAEALRALAEILL from the coding sequence ATGCGACTCGGACTGCTCTACGGCTTTTCCCATTCCCACGAATCGCTCGATCTCGTGCTCGAGGCCGAACGCCTGGGCTACGACTCGGTATGGACGGGCGAGGCCTGGGGTTCGGACACTATCGTGCCGCTCGCGTGGCTTGCCGCGCAGACCAAAAAGATCCGCCTCGGCACTGCGATCATGCAGATGCCTGCGCGTACGCCCGCGATGACGGCGATGACCGCGATGACGCTCGACGCGATTTCGGGCGGCCGGTTCATCCTCGGCGTCGGGCCGTCGGGACCGCAGGTGGTCGAGGGATGGCACGGCGTGCCCTACGGCAAGCCGCTCGTGCGCTACCGCGAGTATATCGCGATCCTGCGCAGGATTTTCGCGCGCGAAGCGCCGCTCGAATTCCAGGGCTCCGAGTACCAGATACCGTATCGCGGCCCCGGCGCGACCGGCCTCGGCAAGCCCCTGCGCTCGATCCTGCACGGCCGGCGCGACATGGAAATCTACATGGCTTCGATCACGCCGAGCGGCGTCGCGCTCGCGGCGGAGATCGCCGACGGCGTAATCCCGGTGTGGATGAATCCGGAGCGATGGGACCTGTTCGAGCCGAGCCTTGCGCGCGGATTCCAGAAAGCCGGCGGCGCGCGCAATCCGGACAAATTCGACGTTGCACCCTTCGTAACCTGCGTGATGGGCCCCGAAATTGAAAAATGCCGCGCGCCGATCAAGCAAAATCTGTCCTTCTATATCGGCGGGATGGGCGCGCGCGACAAGAACTTCTACAACGACTACGCGCGGCGCGCCGGCTACGAGGAAGCGGCCAGGAAAATCCAGGACCTGTTTCTTTCCGGCCAGCGCGACGCCGCGGTGGCCGCCGTACCCGACAAGCTCGTCGATGAAGTCGCGCTGGTTGGACCGCGCGAGCGTATTGCCGAGCGCGCCGCCGCCTGGAAGGCCTCGCCGGTAAGAACGATGCTGATCGGGACGCGCCAGGCAGAAGCCCTCCGCGCGCTGGCCGAGATACTGCTCTAG
- a CDS encoding SDR family NAD(P)-dependent oxidoreductase yields the protein MAPQANHPGVAIVVGVGPGLGDALVRRFARGGHPVALVARSREFIQSLAAEITAAGGRALAVSADVGDAEAVARAFDTVRAKLGPPEVLLYNAGSGKWGRITEITPAQFEESWRTNAYGAFLCAKQVVSEMIKNGRGVMLFTGATAGVKAGPLSAAFGPAKFAMRGLAQSLARDLGPRGIHVAYVNVDGMIDMPHVRSQMPQVKNEDLLKPAAIAEAYWHLANQDASAWTQELDVRPFKEKF from the coding sequence ATGGCCCCGCAAGCAAATCACCCAGGAGTCGCGATCGTGGTCGGCGTCGGCCCCGGCCTGGGCGACGCGCTTGTGCGTCGCTTCGCCCGGGGCGGCCATCCGGTCGCGCTGGTCGCGCGCTCGCGCGAGTTCATCCAGTCGCTGGCGGCCGAGATCACCGCGGCCGGCGGGCGCGCGCTGGCGGTCAGCGCAGACGTCGGCGATGCGGAGGCGGTGGCCCGCGCGTTCGACACGGTGCGAGCGAAACTCGGGCCGCCCGAGGTTCTGCTCTACAACGCCGGCAGCGGCAAGTGGGGCAGGATAACCGAGATCACACCCGCGCAATTCGAGGAATCATGGCGGACCAACGCCTACGGCGCGTTCCTGTGCGCCAAGCAGGTGGTCTCCGAGATGATCAAAAATGGGCGCGGCGTGATGCTGTTTACCGGCGCGACCGCGGGCGTCAAAGCGGGCCCGCTGTCGGCCGCTTTCGGACCGGCCAAGTTCGCGATGCGCGGGCTCGCGCAATCGCTCGCGCGCGATCTCGGCCCGCGCGGAATTCACGTCGCCTACGTCAACGTCGACGGCATGATCGACATGCCGCACGTCCGCTCGCAGATGCCCCAGGTCAAGAACGAGGACCTGCTGAAGCCGGCCGCGATCGCCGAGGCCTACTGGCACCTTGCCAACCAGGACGCGAGCGCCTGGACGCAGGAACTCGACGTGCGCCCCTTCAAGGAGAAATTTTAG
- a CDS encoding CAP domain-containing protein, producing the protein MIGIASMGLAAAGAALVWIYLVPFIGLAPDLTAGMSAQEAEILRLVNDERKRAGAPALKSSQRLMLASRGHSYDMALRNYLGHKGPAGDTPAERVRGVGVDSAAFGENLYLDREADRARLAERAVQEWLRNPEHRANLLSPDFASTGVGIARAADGTAYVTQDFAR; encoded by the coding sequence GTGATTGGCATCGCGTCGATGGGACTGGCGGCAGCAGGCGCCGCGCTCGTATGGATCTATCTCGTGCCGTTCATCGGGCTTGCGCCGGATCTGACCGCCGGGATGAGCGCGCAGGAGGCGGAAATCCTGCGGCTGGTCAACGACGAGCGCAAGCGCGCCGGCGCGCCGGCGCTCAAGTCCTCGCAGCGCCTGATGCTGGCTTCGCGCGGACACAGCTACGACATGGCGCTGCGCAACTATCTCGGCCACAAAGGCCCCGCGGGCGACACGCCCGCCGAGCGCGTGCGCGGCGTCGGCGTCGATTCCGCGGCGTTCGGAGAAAATCTGTACCTGGACCGCGAAGCGGATCGCGCGAGGCTCGCCGAGCGCGCCGTGCAGGAATGGCTGCGAAATCCCGAGCATCGAGCCAACCTGCTCTCGCCCGATTTTGCCAGCACCGGCGTCGGAATCGCGCGCGCGGCCGACGGGACGGCCTACGTTACCCAGGATTTTGCGAGGTAG
- a CDS encoding glutathione S-transferase family protein, with the protein MGNIELYQFGPLGDQESVSPFCVKVRNAMRYKRLEFDTINATSPGQVRKLNPRGKLPVVIDDGVKLVESTDIIRHLEERHPEPRLYPQEPRTRAMALMIEDWADESLYWHVVYERWQVPEQFARFAEVVFGPVPAAVRPMVRMLLGRQTRGQLRGQGLGRLGLDEQRGKFRAALDWLEVMIDGQFLCGGEFSIADVAVAAQVDALNIPFTPVAEAEIHAHAKVMKWLARTFEAIG; encoded by the coding sequence ATGGGAAACATCGAACTCTACCAGTTCGGGCCGCTGGGCGACCAGGAATCGGTGTCGCCATTCTGCGTCAAGGTGCGCAACGCGATGCGCTACAAGCGCCTCGAGTTCGATACCATCAACGCCACCTCGCCCGGACAGGTACGCAAGCTCAATCCGCGCGGCAAGCTGCCGGTCGTGATCGACGACGGCGTAAAGCTTGTCGAGTCGACCGACATCATCCGTCATCTCGAGGAGCGCCATCCGGAGCCGCGCCTCTATCCGCAGGAGCCACGCACGCGCGCAATGGCCCTGATGATCGAGGACTGGGCCGACGAATCGCTCTACTGGCACGTCGTGTACGAACGATGGCAAGTGCCCGAACAGTTCGCAAGGTTCGCCGAGGTCGTCTTCGGCCCGGTGCCGGCGGCGGTGCGGCCGATGGTTCGGATGCTCTTGGGGCGGCAGACACGCGGCCAGTTGCGCGGGCAGGGGCTGGGACGGCTTGGACTCGACGAGCAGCGCGGGAAGTTCAGGGCGGCGCTCGACTGGCTGGAGGTAATGATCGACGGACAGTTTCTCTGCGGAGGCGAATTTTCGATCGCGGACGTCGCGGTCGCGGCCCAGGTTGACGCGCTCAATATCCCGTTCACGCCAGTCGCCGAGGCGGAGATTCACGCGCACGCCAAAGTGATGAAGTGGCTCGCACGGACGTTTGAGGCTATCGGCTGA
- the sufT gene encoding putative Fe-S cluster assembly protein SufT: protein MERVELTRECEAVQVPLGSPITLEKGLEVFVTQALGGSFTVQVPAYGGLYRIAGKDADALGKSSEDAVSPASVSGDLEAMVWEQLKTCYDPEIPVNIVDLGLVYAMEVAPLDGGTKRVDVKMTLTAQGCGMGASIAIDARQKLLSLPGVAEANVDLVWDPPWTPQMISPEGRERLGLD, encoded by the coding sequence ATGGAACGAGTTGAACTCACCCGCGAATGCGAGGCGGTCCAGGTGCCGCTCGGCAGCCCGATCACGCTCGAGAAGGGCCTCGAGGTCTTCGTCACCCAGGCGCTCGGCGGCAGCTTCACCGTGCAGGTGCCGGCCTACGGAGGCCTCTATAGGATCGCCGGCAAGGACGCCGACGCGCTCGGCAAAAGCTCCGAGGATGCCGTTTCGCCGGCCTCTGTCTCGGGCGACCTTGAAGCGATGGTCTGGGAGCAGCTAAAGACCTGTTACGACCCCGAGATTCCGGTCAACATCGTGGACCTCGGCCTGGTCTATGCGATGGAGGTGGCCCCGCTTGACGGGGGCACCAAGCGCGTCGACGTCAAGATGACGCTTACCGCGCAGGGCTGCGGGATGGGCGCGTCGATCGCTATCGATGCGCGCCAGAAATTGCTTTCGCTGCCCGGCGTCGCCGAGGCCAACGTGGACCTGGTGTGGGATCCGCCGTGGACTCCGCAGATGATCTCTCCCGAGGGCCGCGAACGCCTCGGCCTCGACTGA
- the proB gene encoding glutamate 5-kinase — MSQVSYKQEFVGRARRVVIKIGSAVVSDASGLRPEIIARLAAEIDAIVRAGREAVVVTSGAIAAGRARLEKLGGAGVAARQAAAATGQIELMSEWARAFGAAGRTVAQLLLTHQDVAERVRRSNAIHTIQTLLEAGVIPIVNENDTVAVEEIRMGDNDVLSSLVAGMAQAQLLVILSDVAGVLTGDPRKRPDAQLIPLITDPEAGMRGLVADSAGPLGSGGMATKLKAAQQAARAGIAVIIAPGRAQRALATALDPVLECGTLILPARTRLRSRKHWIAFALRPAGALTVDRGAAEALRARGRSLLPSGIREVAGEFKSGDCVSLLDHEGVEFGRGLVNYPAADILKVKGRRSIDISRTLGYKVADEIIHRDNFALLEELA; from the coding sequence ATGTCCCAGGTAAGTTACAAGCAGGAATTCGTCGGCCGCGCGCGCCGGGTCGTGATCAAGATCGGCAGCGCGGTGGTCTCCGACGCCAGCGGCTTGCGGCCGGAAATTATCGCGCGCCTGGCCGCCGAGATCGACGCGATCGTGCGCGCCGGGCGCGAAGCCGTCGTGGTGACCTCGGGCGCGATCGCGGCGGGGCGCGCGCGGCTCGAAAAGCTCGGCGGCGCGGGCGTCGCGGCGCGCCAGGCGGCCGCAGCAACCGGACAGATCGAGCTGATGAGCGAATGGGCGCGAGCCTTCGGCGCCGCCGGTCGCACCGTCGCGCAGCTCCTGCTGACCCATCAGGACGTCGCCGAGCGCGTGCGCCGCAGCAACGCGATTCACACGATCCAGACGCTGCTCGAAGCCGGCGTCATTCCGATCGTCAACGAGAACGACACCGTCGCGGTCGAAGAGATCCGCATGGGCGACAACGACGTGCTCTCCTCGCTGGTGGCCGGCATGGCGCAGGCGCAGCTCCTCGTGATCCTGAGCGACGTGGCCGGCGTGCTGACCGGCGATCCGCGCAAGCGCCCCGACGCGCAGCTCATCCCGCTTATCACCGATCCCGAGGCCGGGATGCGCGGGCTGGTCGCCGACAGCGCAGGTCCGCTCGGAAGCGGCGGGATGGCGACCAAGCTCAAGGCGGCGCAGCAGGCTGCGCGCGCGGGAATCGCGGTGATTATCGCGCCGGGGCGCGCGCAACGGGCGCTCGCCACCGCGCTCGATCCGGTGCTCGAGTGCGGCACGTTGATCCTGCCGGCGCGCACGCGGCTCAGGAGCCGCAAACACTGGATCGCCTTCGCGCTCAGGCCCGCCGGAGCGCTGACGGTCGATCGCGGGGCCGCCGAGGCCCTGCGAGCCAGGGGCCGCAGCCTCCTGCCCTCCGGCATCCGCGAGGTCGCCGGCGAGTTCAAAAGCGGCGATTGCGTGAGCCTGCTCGATCACGAGGGCGTCGAATTCGGCCGCGGGCTGGTCAATTATCCCGCCGCCGATATACTGAAGGTGAAGGGGCGGCGCTCGATCGATATTTCGCGCACGCTCGGCTACAAGGTTGCCGACGAGATCATCCATCGCGACAACTTCGCGCTGCTCGAAGAGCTGGCATGA